The Arachis duranensis cultivar V14167 chromosome 2, aradu.V14167.gnm2.J7QH, whole genome shotgun sequence genome has a window encoding:
- the LOC127744791 gene encoding putative disease resistance protein At3g14460, with protein sequence MLKDNSEHHLSVISIVGIGGVGKTTLAQWLYNNGDLMKGFDLKAWVCISENFDIVETTKNVIKEISPDTQGLEHFNSLHRALKEKLSNKKFFIVLDDVWSDDGDKWSNFMTPFQQNGNKGSIVLLTTREENVASAVQNCQPYFLRKLSEDYCWSVFADNASFPQSNGRAALEEIGRKIVKKCDGLPLAAETLGRLLRTKHDVEEWNKILMSHIWGFSVEKSKIIPALLISYFHLPPYLKRCFVYCALFPKDYKFVKEKLILLWIAEDLLPPPKRGGSLEEVGCECFDELTSRLFFTKTEDFGDYFVMHDLLHDLAIFLAGDFYCNSEELGKEEIKIQTRHLCVDLSRRSSKLYNSISKVESLRTLLLLDDFSSPNSNTEAATCEILSKCKYLRVLSFDKHDVVPNSIGELIHLRYLDLSWTGIKTLPESFCNLCNLQILKLRHCYKLTTLPSGLHNLVSLRHLDIRETSLEEMPGKMSKLNQLHVLSYFVVGKHEDNGIQEFGGLVNLHGSVEIKKLENIVDVKEANRAKIMDMKHIDELCLEWSSGDDLVSSTQTERDMLDNLQPQNGLKELKIKGYKGTIFPDWLGNCSYQNMTRVSLKSCKNCCMLPSLGQLPSLKSLSIGGFDQLRSIGEEFYKNEGDHHSSYIAPFPSLETLVFDNMACWEVWHVSESETFPHLRKLEMTNCGMLKEEMLNQVFFRIVSSLSDVSKVRKLHIDNNFIERHIFLDGDTLTIGGSESLMESALKAMMSINHLRCLQEIHIEGCRKLEFPQLQQQKYDLVELQIVDSCDSLTSLSLDVFPNLKNLEIEGFMNLESVSLSEAPHAALQSVTIFDCPELVSFAEEGLAAPNLTHLSVTWCSKLEALPRDMNSRLLDLQSLEIYGCPNICRLPEGGLPPNLKSLDVGFCEKQMKNLSWMANLDSLTHLTIEGHYCDNINSYPEVGSLPHLPSLTTLHLFDFDNLETLECNELLRLTSLQQLHIEYCSKLENMEGEKLPPSLLLIKIEGCRLLGGLYKNKHQQIWPKISHIPDIRVV encoded by the coding sequence ATGCTGAAGGACAACAGTGAGCATCACTTGTCTGTGATCTCTATTGTTGGCATAGGTGGGGTTGGTAAAACAACTTTGGCTCAGTGGCTGTACAACAACGGGGATTTAATGAAAGGATTTGATCTGAAAGCATGGGTTTGCATCTCGGAGAACTTTGATATCGTTGAGACTACAAAGAATGTTATAAAGGAGATCTCTCCAGATACTCAAGGTCTTGAGCATTTTAATTCACTTCACCGTgctttgaaagaaaaattgtcGAATAAGAAGTTCTTTATTGTTCTGGATGATGTTTGGAGTGATGATGGTGACAAATGGAGTAATTTTATGACCCCTTTCCAACAAAATGGGAATAAGGGAAGTATTGTTCTTCTGACTACTCGGGAGGAAAATGTTGCTTCCGCAGTTCAAAATTGTCAGCCTTATTTTCTCAGGAAGTTGTCGGAGGACTATTGTTGGTCAGTGTTTGCAGATAATGCATCTTTTCCACAGTCAAATGGGAGAGCAGCACTTGAAGAAATAGGTAGAAAGATTGTCAAGAAGTGTGATGGCTTGCCATTAGCTGCAGAAACACTTGGTCGCTTGTTACGTACAAAGCATGATGTTGAGGAATGGAACAAGATACTAATGAGTCATATTTGGGGATTTTCGGTGGAGAAGAGTAAGATTATTCCAGCGTTACTGATAAGTTACTTCCATCTTCCTCCATATTTGAAGCGTTGTTTTGTTTATTGTGCTTTATTTCCCAAGGATTATAAATTTGTGAAAGAGAAATTAATCCTTTTGTGGATAGCAGAAGATCTTTTACCACCACCAAAGAGAGGAGGAAGTTTAGAAGAAGTTGGTTGTGAGTGTTTTGATGAACTAACTTCCAGATTATTTTTCACGAAGACTGAAGACTTTGGTGATTATTTTGTGATGCATGATCTTTTGCATGACTTAGCAATATTCCTTGCTGGAGATTTCTATTGCAACTCAGAAGAACTTGGTAAAGAGGAGATAAAGATTCAGACTCGGCATTTGTGTGTAGATTTAAGTCGTCGTAGCTCAAAACTTTATAATTCTATTTCTAAAGTGGAATCTTTGAgaacattattattgttggacGATTTCTCATCTCCCAACTCCAACACTGAAGCGGCAACATGTGAGATATTATCAAAGTGTAAATACTTGAGAGTTTTATCCTTTGATAAACATGATGTGGTGCCTAATTCAATAGGAGAATTGATCCATCTGCGCTACTTGGATCTCTCTTGGACTGGTATTAAGACATTGCCAGAATCTTTCTGCAACTTGTGTAATTTGCAAATATTGAAGTTGCGTCATTGTTACAAACTAACTACGCTGCCTAGTGGTTTGCATAATCTTGTGAGTTTGCGGCATCTTGACATTAGAGAAACTTCTTTGGAAGAAATGCCTGGAAAAATGAGCAAATTGAATCAATTGCACGTTTTAAGTTACTTTGTCGTTGGCAAGCACGAAGACAATGGAATCCAGGAGTTTGGAGGGCTGGTAAATCTTCACGGATCCGTTGAGATTAAGAAGTTGGAGAATATTGTTGATGTGAAAGAAGCAAACAGGGCAAAGATAATGGATATGAAGCACATTGATGAATTATGTTTGGAATGGTCTTCAGGTGATGATCTGGTTTCAAGTACACAAACAGAAAGAGACATGCTCGATAACTTGCAACCGCAGAATGGGTTGAAAGAGTTGAAAATCAAGGGATACAAGGGTACAATATTTCCAGATTGGTTGGGGAACTGTTCCTACCAAAACATGACACGTGTATCTCTAAAGTCATGCAAGAATTGCTGCATGCTGCCCTCACTTGGACAGCTGCCATCTCTTAAGTCCCTGAGCATTGGAGGATTCGATCAGCTGAGGAGCATTGGGGAGGAGTTTTACAAGAATGAAGGAGATCATCATTCTTCGTATATTGCACCGTTTCCCTCACTGGAGACTTTGGTATTTGATAACATGGCATGTTGGGAGGTGTGGCACGTATCTGAGTCAGAAACATTTCCTCATCTTAGGAAGCTTGAAATGACAAATTGTGGAATGTTGAAGGAAGAGATGCTTAATCAGGTATTCTTCAGAATCGTTTCTTCTTTGTCGGATGTTTCAAAAGTTCGCAAACTACATATAGACAACAACTTCATAGAACGGCACATTTTTCTTGATGGGGATACTTTAACAATTGGGGGAAGTGAATCTCTGATGGAGTCTGCATTGAAAGCAATGATGAGCATCAACCATCTACGTTGCCTCCAAGAAATACACATCGAAGGGTGTAGAAAACTAGAATTCCCGCAGCTACAGCAGCAGAAGTATGATTTGGTAGAGCTACAAATAGTAGACAGCTGTGATTCACTGACCTCCTTGTCATTGGATGTCTTTCCCAATCTCAAGAATTTGGAGATAGAAGGGTTTATGAATCTGGAATCAGTGTCATTGTCAGAGGCACCACACGCTGCTCTTCAAAGTGTCACCATCTTTGACTGCCCTGAATTAGTGTCATTTGCAGAAGAAGGACTGGCTGCACCCAACTTGACTCATCTCAGCGTCACATGGTGCTCAAAGTTGGAGGCATTACCACGTGACATGAATAGTCGACTCCTAGATTTACAGTCTCTCGAGATATATGGCTGCCCAAACATTTGCAGGTTGCCAGAGGGTGGTTTGCCGCCTAACTTGAAATCACTTGATGTGGGATTTTGCGAGAAACAAATGAAGAATCTATCCTGGATGGCCAACTTGGACTCCCTTACTCATCTTACCATTGAAGGTCATTACTGCGACAACATAAATTCATACCCAGAGGTGGGTTCGCTGCCTCACCTTCCCTCCCTTACCACTCTGCATCTCTTCGACTTTGATAATCTGGAGACATTGGAATGCAACGAGCTTCTCCGCCTCACCTCCCTTCAACAGTTGCACATTGAGTACTGTTCAAAGCTGGAGAATATGGAAGGAGAAAAGCTGCCTCCCTCTCTCTTGCTAATCAAAATTGAAGGGTGTCGTTTGCTGGGAGGATTATACAAGAATAAGCATCAACAAATTTGGCCTAAAATTTCCCACATCCCTGACATTAGAGTCGTCTAA